The genomic interval TCAAAGCTGAGGACGGAGCAGTAACCGCCGAAAGTATCTCGCTAGCCACGGAAGAAGATAGGAGGACTATTCTCAAGGACTATGGACCGTCAGGCCCACATCTCGCCGGTCAATGTAGCGACTGCGAATGGGCCATCAGTCGCCTCTGTGGCTGGGGTTGTGGCATTTCGGCGGCCACCTTCTGTGGATTGATAGGTGTCGCCTATCCCATCGCTGGCATCGGATGCGGTTCGCTATTTGCGCTGTACTGCTACGAACTCGACGCCTCCGGATCGTGTTACTACAAGGGGAGCGCGAAAGCGGATTGCGAATTTATGGGCTACTGCTGAACTCGACCCCACCCGTAATCTACCCGTAATTTTCAATGTTAAGCGTAAATGAAAGCTGGCATGGGATTGAGAGTGGGTAAGTCGAAGCGGAATCTCGTCTTGCTAGGTCAGTTCGTCGGCGTTGCCGCGTTGATCTGGGTGTTATACGGGTCCCTCGTCGAGAGTGTAATCGCCGGAGTGGTGACGGTCGCCCTCATGTACGCGCTATTCTTTAGAAGCTCGTAAACCGCCAGTCCGGAGTTACGGTTATTCCTCTCGGAATCCCGGCGTCCCCTTCTCGTGGAGGTCCCGCGAGACCTCCGCGACGCCCTCCTGCAGGTCGTCGTGGTACTCGACCAGTCGCTCGCGGAGGTCGTCGTGCTGGCGGGCGAGCATCTGGACCGCCGACAGCGCGGCGTTGAACGACTTGCCAGCGTCCACCGCGACGATGGGCGCACCGGTCGGCATCCCCACGACGGAGGGCAGGGACTTCTCCTGGACCGGCACCCCGACGACCGGCAGGGGGTACGCCAGCGAGGCGGTCATGTTCGGCAGGTCGGCCGACTTGCCGCCCGCACCCGCGATTATCACGTCGAGCCCGCGCTCCTCGGCGGTCTCGGCGTAGGCGTACATGAGTTCGGGGGTGCGGTGGGCCGACACCACGTACGTCTCGAAGGTGAATCGGGCCTCGGGCGGGTCGTCGTAGTCGGTCACCTCCTCGAAGCCCAGTTCAGTCAGCGCGTCGTAGGCCCCGGGTCGGCCGTCCTCGGACCCGGCCATCACGTCGAGGTCCGAGTCGCTCCCCATCACGATGCCGATTTCGGGTGTGTCCTCGGGGTCCCTGTCGCGCTCTGCCTCGGCTCGCAGGTCGTCGATGAGTCTCTGGAGTTCGGTCATTCGAAGGTCACCTCCTCGCGCAGTCGGCGGGCGGTCGCCAGCAGTTCGTCGGTCGATTCGTCGTTTCGACCCACCAGCGTCATGTGGCCCATCTTCCGGAGTGGTCGGACCTCGCGCTTGCCGTACCAGTGGTAGCTCGCGCCGGGGTGAGCGAGGACGGACTCGACGCCCGCGGGATTCGCGGGCCGGGGCTCGGCCACGTCACCCAGCACGTTCGCCATCACCACGGGACTCCGGAGGTCGGTCGCGCCGAGCGGTCGTCCGGTCACGGCGCGGGCGTGCTGTTCGAACTGCGAGGTCAGCGCGCCCTCGATGGTGTAGTGGCCCGAGTTGTGGGGCCGGGGCGCGATCTCGTTCACCAGAATTTCGCCGCCAGCGGTTTCGAAGAGTTCGATGCCGTACACGCCCCGGCCCGAGAGCAGGTCAAGTACGTCCTCGGCGACCTCGCGGGCGCGCTCGGCCACGTCCTCGTCGGTCCGGGCCGGGACCACCGTCTCGCGGAGTATCTCCTCGCGGTGGACGTTCTCGCCCAGCGGGAAGGTCCGGGTCTCCTCGTCGCCCTTTACCCCGATTATCGACACCTCGCGCTCGAAGTCCACGAACCGCTCGGCCATCGCGGGACCGTCGAGTTCGTCGAGCGCGTCGAGGTCCTCGGCTCCCCGGACCGGGACGTTGCCCCGGCCGTCGTAGCCGCCCTCGCGGGCCTTCAGCATCACGTCGCCGAACTCGTCGAGCGCGGCTTCGAGGTCCGAGCGGTCGTCCACCCGCCGGAACTCCGGCACCGGGATTCCGGCCTCGCCGAGCGCCTCCTTCTGGACCAGCTTGTCCTGAATCGTCCGGAGGGTCTCGGGGTCGGGGTGGACGGGCACGTCGTACTCCTCGCCGACGCGTTCGAGGGTGTCGGGGTCGGCCAACTCTATCTCGTACGTGAGGTAGTTCGCGCGCGAGGCGAGTTCCCGCACGCCGTCCTCGTCGCCGAAGTCGCCGACTATCTGGTCGCGGGCGACCGTCGAGGCCGGACACTCCGGGGTGGGGTCGAGCACGACCACCTCGATTCCGAGCGGTGCGGCCGCTTCCGCGAGCATCCGGCCGAGTTGCCCGCCGCCGACGACTCCGAGGGTCTCTGCGTCGCTCATCTACCCCGATGTTGTGGACACGACTGCATAAGATTTGCCAAATAGGGGCTTCAATATGCACGAACGTGAGGTATTAGTCGCGCTCGTCCGAGGCTACTCGTCGTCCCCGTCCGGGTCGGCCCCGTCGGCGCGCTCGACGTACTCCTCGTCGACGAAGAACACGGTCTCGCTGCCGTGGACGGTGAGTTCGTGCTCGAACGCCCGGTAGCCGTCGAGTCGGGACTCGACGCCAGCGCGGTCGTCGGCGCGGGCGACGACGACCGGCGCGGCGGTCGACTCGACGTCGGCGAGGTCGTTCGTGCTGTCGACCTCCGCGCCGTACAGTTCGGTGTACCACGGGACGGGGAGCCGGTCGTACCAGTTGCCCTCCGCGGCCCAGTCGTCGTTCTCGGTCTCGTCGGCGACGTAGAAATCCGAGCCGTACCACAGCACGTCGGTGCCGTCGTTCCGGTCGATGGCGTACTCGACAGTCTCCAGCGTCGGCCGGAGGCCGTCTGCGGGCTGGCCGAACTGGACCAGCATGTTCTCCTCGGTTCCGGCCTCGTCGAGATACTGGTCCTGCGGGTGGGCGAACGAGGTGTCGGCCGCGGTCACCGCGACCTGCCCGGCGACGAGCAACACGACCATAGCGGCCAGCACCGCGCTCACGCCGTCCTCGTCGTCGATGGCGTCGAGCCCCCACCGGACGAAGATGGCGAGGCCGACCGCCGCGGGAATCGCCAGCGGAACGACGGCGTGGACGGTCGCCCACGGCGCCTGGATGTCGGTGGCGATGGGATAGCCGAAGATGCTGACGAACCCGCCGTAGAACGCGAACGACACGAGGTCGCGGGGTCGGTCGCCCCGGTAGCGGTCGGCGACGAAGCCGACGCCCGCGAGCAGGGTCAGCGGCGCGGCCCCCTGCCAGAGCGTCTCGACGTAGTGGACGAGGAAGGGGATGTAGGCGTGGTCCTGGTGGCTGCCCGCCCACGTACTCGCGAACTCCTCCCACGCGCCGACCGTCCCGGCTTCGAGGACCGCGGGGAACATCGCGGGATTCGAGAACGCCTTCCAGAGCCCAGGGCCCGAGACCCCGCGGGCCCGGGGCGCGTAGAAGAAGACGACGACGGCGAGGAAGACGAAGAGGGCGGCCAGCAGGTGGGGCGACCAGTGCCGGAACGCGGTCCACCCCGACCGGACGTACCCGCGGGCGAGCGCAAGGCGCTCGCCCGCGTCGGCCCGGAGCGTGAACCGGTGGTCGAGCAGGAGGACCGCCGCGCCGACCCACGTCAGGACGTATATCAGCACGTTCTCCTTGGTGGTGAACGCCAGCGCGAGCGCGAACGTCCCGGCGTAGAGGTGGCGCGCCCTCCCGGTGTCGAACAGTCGGACGTAGAATCCCAGCGCGAAGATCATCAGCGCCGCCAACAGCGCGTCGTTGCGCATGAACCGCGAGTAGTACAACAGCACGGGGTTGAATGCGAAAAAGAGCGCGAGCGCGACCATCTCCGTCCGGTCCAATCGCTCGCGGAACAGCCACGCCGACAGCGGGAGCAGGCCGGTCACGACCGCGACCGGGAGGCGCGCGACGAAGTCGCTCGGCCCGACCAGCCCGAACAGGAACTTATCGACGTGATAGAGGAAGGGCCCGTGGATGATGGCGTGGTACTCCCAGACGCCGGTCTCGGCGTACCGGAGTATCCAGTAGCCGACCCGGCCCTCGTCCCAGTGGAACACCCGCGACCCGAGCCCGAACAGTCGAACCGAAAGCGCCAGCGCGGTCACCCCGACGAGCGCGACGGCCGTCCTCGTCCGAACCCCGAACGCGGTCTCGGAGGAGGCAAGCCGCTCGCGAACGCTCGCGGGCGTCTCGTCTGCACTCATCGTCTGCGGAAAGCATCCCGGGGGATACAAATTTTCCGGAGAGCGGTAGTTCTTTTACCCGCGCAGGACACCCTTCCGGTATGACTGCACTCGGCCTCGTCGTCTCGCGGTTCAACCGCGAGGTAACCGAGCAGATGGAAGAACACGCCCACGAGGCGGCCGCCGACCGGGGCGCGGAGGTCGTCGAGACCCTCCACGTCCCGGGGGCCTACGACGCGCCGCTGGCGGCCGACAGGCTGGCCCGCCGGGAAGAGATAGACGCTGTGGCGGTCGTCGGTACCGTCGTCACCGGCGACACCGATCACGACCGGGTCATCGCCGACGCCGCCGCGCGGGGGCTGACCGACGTGAGCCTCGACCGCGACACCCCGGTCACCTTCGGCGTGAGCGGACCGGGGATGTCGGGCGCGGAGGCCCGCGAGCGCGTCGGCAAGGGCGCGGAGGCCGTCAACGCCGCCATCGAACTCGCGGAGGAACTATGAAGTTCAGCGACCGCATCCGGCGGGTCGAGCCGAGCGCGACGCTGGCCATCTCCAACCTCGCCTCCGAACTCGAAGCCGAGGGGGCCGACGTGGTGGACCTGAGCGTGGGCGAACCCGACTTCCCGACGCCCGAGAACGTGGTCGAGGCGGGCAAGGCGGCGATGGACGCGGGCCACACCGGATACACCTCCTCGAACGGCATCCCCGCGCTCCGAGAGGCAATCGCCGCGAAGCTCCGGGACGACGGTCTGGACCACGAGGCCGGGAACGTCGTGGTCACGCCCGGCGCGAAGCAGGCGCTCTACGAGGCGGTCCAGACGCTCGTCGGAGACGGCGACGAGGTCGTCCTCCTCGACCCGGCGTGGGTCTCCTACGAAGCGATGGCGAAGCTCGCGGGCGGCGACCTGAACCGCGTGGACCTCGCGCCCTACGACTTCCAGCTCGAACCCGCGCTCTCTGACCTCGCCGACGCGATGTCCGACGAGACCGAGCTCCTGATAGTCAACTCTCCGAACAACCCCACCGGAGCCGTCTACTCCGACGCCGCGCTCGAAGGGGTCGCCGACCTCGCGGTCGAGAACGACGTGACCGTCATCAGCGACGAGATCTACGCCGAAATCACCTACGGTGCGGAGCCGACCAGCCTCGGCACGTTCGACGGGATGGCCGACCGGACCGTTACCGTCAACGGCTTCTCGAAGGCCTACTCGATGACCGGGTGGCGGCTCGGCTACTACGCGGGACCCGAGGAACTCGTCTCGCAGGCCGGAAAGCTCCACTCCCACTCGGTCTCGTGTGCGACCAACTTCGTCCAGCACGCAGGGGTCGAGGCGCTCGAACACACCGACGACGCGGTCGAGGAGATGGTCGACGCCTTCGCCGAGCGCCGGGAGTTCCTGCTCGACCGCCTCGGCGAGGAGGGCGTCGACGCCCCCGAACCCGACGGCGCGTTCTACCTGATGATTCCGGTGGACGACGACGACCAGACGTGGTGCGAGGCGGCGTTAGAGGACGCCCACGTCGCGACGGTGCCCGGAAGCGCGTTCGGCGCGCCGGGCTACGCCCGCATCTCCTACGCCAACAGCAAGGAGCGCATCGGCGAAGCCGTCGACAGACTCGTGGACGCCGACCTGCTGTAATCTCCGACAGAAGACTTATACTTCTCTCCAGAACGGTAGTACGTGTGACAGTTCGATCTCGCCTCGGGGTTCTCCAGCTACCGATAGCTGGCCTCGGCGTCCTCGTCGTGGCGTGGACCGCCTACCAGTTCGCGACGATTCCGCCCTCCCCGCCCGAGAGCGACGGGTTCGTCGAGGGGCTGGTCGGCTTCTTCCTCGGCGTGAGCGCGTGGAGCGGGTTCCTCCTCGCGGCGCTCGGGTTCGCCATCCCGCCGGGAGACGCCCCCGGAATCCGGTTCAATCGGTGGCAACGTCGACTGTTCGTGGGTGCCGCGGCGGCGGCGGTCCTGAGCCTCGCCGCACCGTTGGTCGCGCTACTGCTACCTTCGGTTGGCGTCGGGATGGGAGTCGCCGTTCGGACGTGGCTGGTGCTGTGGCCCGCCGCAGTCCTCGCGTTGGTCGGTGGCCTCGGATGGCGCGCCGCCGAAGCGGTCGCGGTGCGGGTTCGGGCGTGACTCACGCCCGCGCGAGCAACGTGATCCACTCGCCGTCCGAGAGCGACTCGACCTCGAACCCGGCGTCCGACACCAGCGACCGCAGTTCTCCGGCCCGATACAGCGTGAACCGACGGCTATCGCCCTCGTAGCCGTCGCCCTCTTTCTCGCCGTCGCCGCGCTTGACCGAGAGGTAGGCGACGCCGTCGGGTCGGACCGTCCGGCGGAACTCCCGGAGGGTCGCGGGCGCGTCCTCCCGGGGGACGTGGAGGAACGACGCGCACGCCCACAGGCCGTCGAAGGCGTCGGCGGCGAAGCCGAGGCTCCGCATGTCCATCCGCGCGAACGCGGCGTCGGGGGCCTCCTCCCGAGCGACCCGGAGGAACGCGGGCGTGAGGTCGGCGGCCACGACCTCGTGGCCGCGGTCGGCGAAGGTGGCCGACTCCCACCCGGGACCACAGCCCACGTCGGCGACGCGACCGGGTGCGCCGCCGGTCGCGTCCTCGACGGCTGTCAGGAACTCCTCGACCAACTCGGCGACGCCCGAGCGGTCGGCGTGGCGCTCGCGGTACTCGTCGGCGACCGACTGGTAGGTCGCCACGGTTTCGGGGTCGGTCACGTCCGGAGATTCGGAGCCGTCGCTCAAGAGTGTTGTCACGAGTCGTCGCGGCCCGGGCCGCGACGACTCGCGGGATGTTTCTGGGGCTCGGCCCTCCCGGGCTTAGCCGGACTGGCGGTCACGAGATGGAGCGATTTCGCCGCCGTTCGGCGGCGAAATCGCTCGGCGACCGTGCTGACTGACTCGCCAGCTATCTGTCCGTGACCGCGCGAAGCGTCCGAGGAGAGTTGGCCTCGGCTTCGTATTTAAACTCTCGCGTCCGAGTCTCGATGAAAGAACAGCCCCGGTCCTACTGGTCAAGACTCAGGCCGGGGTGCCACCGGTCGACGCCCGCCTCGGCTTTCACTTCGTCCATCTTCGCCAACAGTTTGACCGCGAGGCTCGCAGTTTCGGCGGCGTGGTTCTCGCCCTCGGTCAGGAACTCGCCGGTCTCGCGGTTGGCGAACACCGAGCAGACCGCGCCCGCCCGCAGGCCGTAGATGTTCGCGAGGGTCATGATGGCGCTGGCCTCCATCTCGATGTTCTTGACGTTGGCGGCCTTGAGGCCCTCGACCAGTTCGTCGCTCCCGGCCGCCTCGAACCCCTCGAATCCGGGCCGACCCTGCCCGGCGTAGAAGCTGTCGGCGCTCATCGTGATGCCGGTGTGGTAGTCGTAGCCGAGGCGCTCGGCCGCCGCGACGAGCGCCGAGACGACCTCGTAGTCGGCGACCGCGGGGTAGTCCTCGCGGACGTACTCGTCGCTGGTGCCCTCCTGACGGACGCCGCCTGTCGAGATGACCAAGTCGCCGACCGCCATGTCGGGCTGGATGGCCCCGCACGACCCCACCCGGATGAAGGTGTCGGCACCGACGCGGGCCAACTCCTCGACCGCGATGGCCGCCGAGGGGCTTCCGATACCCGTGGAGGTGACGCTGATGGGCGTCCCCTCGTAGTCGCCGGTGACCGTGCGGTACTCGCGGTGGTGGGCCATCTCCTCGGCGGAGTCCCAGAACCGGGTTATCTTCTCGATGCGCTCGGGATTGCCGGGGAGGAGGACGGCGTCGGCCACGTCGCCCTCGCCGACCTCGACGTGATACTGGACTTCGTCGTTGGGGTCTTCGCTGTCGCCGGGCATGAATACGGGACGTTCTCCCCGACCCCTCAAATAAGCTGTCGGTCCAGTCGGGGTCGAGACGGGTCGGAAGCGACGGCTCTCGGACCCGACCCTACTCCAGCATCTCCTCGGTGATGGTGTTCGGGAGGAGTTCGCCCAGCGAGTACTCTGCCACCTCGTCGCCCTCGTCGCAGACCACGGGCAGGTCGTCGTCGCAGAACTCCGCGAGCGTCTGTCTGCACATCCCGCAGGGCGTGACGCCGTCTCGCCGCGCGGAACTCACCGCGAGCGCATCGAACTCGCGGTGGCCCTCCTTGACCGCCTCCGCGATGGCGACCTCCTCGGCGTGGAGGCTGTTGCTGTAGTTGGCGTTCTCGATGTTACAGCCGACGTAGACCGTGCCGTCGGCGGTCCGCAGGGCGGCCCCGACCGGGTAGTCCGAGTATGGGACGTGCGCTCGCTCCTGTACTTCGCGGGCTGACTCGATGAGTTCGTCCATGGTGGCGAGGTTGGGAGCCATCGGTCAAGTATCCCCCGTCTGCGCGGTCGGCGCTCGCGCTCGCTCGACGCCCCTCGCGCGTGGGACCCCGGCGTTCACCTCCGACGACTCGTTCCCCCGTTAGCTCCCGAGCCAGTCGTTGTCGGACACGTCGTAGCCGTTCCGCTCGCAGAACTTGCGCGCGCGGCGACGGACCTCCCTCGACCCCGGTCGCTCGCCGTCGGTCTCCAGTCGCTCGACTATCCAGTCGGCCACGGCCGCGATTCCCTCGTCGTCGTCGTCCGGTTCGATGTCTTCGAGTGCCCGGAAGGTCTTCCGGTACATCTCGTACTGCTGTTGGCGGTCGTCGGCGTCGGTGCGGGAGTCGTCGGCCGCTTCGATGCGGCGCATCGCTGATTCGACTGTCACACCAGTACGTCGAGAGCCACGATAGTAAAGTTCCGGACCGCTCGGGCGGTTCGCTACTCCTCGCCGGACTCGTAGTGCTCGCCCGCCGCCGAGGGAATCCGCGTCCGGCCGACGAACGCCAGCACCACCACGACCGTCACGTAGGGGATGATTCCGATGAGGTCGCTCGGAACGTTGTACCCGACCTGCTGGAGGCGGAACTGCAACGCGTCGAGGCTCGCGAACAGGAACGACCCGCCGAACGCGCCGACCGGGTTGTAGTTACCGAACAGGTAGGCGGTGATGCCGATCCAGCCGCGTCCGTTGATCATCGTGGTGCCGCCGCCGATGAACTGCCCGACGCGGCCGATGGCGAGCCCCGCACCGCCGATGCCCGAGAGGAATCCCGACAGCAGGACGCCCGCGTACCGGACCTTCCGCACGTCCACGCCGACGGTGTCGAGCGCCTTCGGGTTCTCGCCGCTGGCCTCTATCCACCGGCCGAACGCGGTCCGGTTCAGGACGTACCACGACGCGGCCACCGCGACGAGCAACAGGTACACCATCGGACTGGCGTCGAACAGCACCGGACCGACGAACGGAATCTCGGCGAGTAGCGGGACCGTCCAGTCGTCGAACGTCCCGATGGTCGGACTGTTGACCTGTCCCCAGATGACCTTGCTGGCGAACGGCGCGAGACCGAGCGCGATGAGCCACACCGCCAGCCCCGCGATTATCTGGTCGGCCTTGAACTCGATACAGACTATCGCGAACAGGAGCGCGAACAACGTGCTCACCAGCACCGCGATACCGAACCCGAGCCAGAGTTGGGTCTGGTTCGGGTCGCCGCCACCGAGCGCGGCCGCGGCCGCCAGCGACGTGAACGCCGAGATGATGAGCAGTCCTTCGAGACCGATGTTGATGACGCCGGACTTCTCGGCGAAGATGCCGCCGAGCGCCGCGAACGCTATCGGAACCGTGAGCCGCAACACGGAGCTCACGTAGTTCGCGTCGACGACGATGGTGGCGAGGACGACCGCGATGTCGGTGATCGGATTCGCGGGGAACAGTAGCTCCACCGCGAGGAGCGCCGCGACCGCGAGCCCACCGAGCGCTACGAGTAGCCGACGACCGGTCGGGAGGCGGCCGACGCTCATCGGTCCTCACCTCCCTCGTCGTCGTCGGACGCGTCGGTCGGCCCCGAGTCCCGGTCGGTCCCGGGGTCTTCGGGTCCCGCCCCGTCGGCGGCGACCGTCGCGTCGTCGCCGTAATCGTAGCGAATCCCGATCATCCGGAAGAACTCGGGCATCGCGACGAACAGGATGACGAGGCCGCGGAGGATGCCGACGAGTTCCTGGGGAACCGCGAGTTCGAACTCGATGGCGAGGCTCCCGCCCTTCAACGCCCCGAACAGTAGGGACGCGGGGAGCACGCCGATGGGGTTGTTGCCCGCGAGGATGGACACCGTGATGCCGTCGAAGCCGAGCGACGGAATCCCCTCCTGCCAGTATCCGGCGACCATCAGCACGTACACCGCGCCGCCGATTCCGGCGATGGCACCCGAGAGCGCCATGCTCGTCACCGTCATCCGCTTGGCATCGACGCCGCCGTACTCGGCGGCGTCGGGCTGTTCGCCGCTGGTCCGGAGGTCGTAGCCGAACGTCGTCCCGCGGAGCATCCAGTAGACCCCCACCGCGAGGGCGATACCGCCGATTAGCACGAATATCGAGAAGTCCTGAACGCCGAGTAGCGACGGCGGGAACTCCGCGTGCTCGGGGACCGCCCGCGTCTGGATGTTCTGCGTCTCGGGGTCCTTGAACACCTCCGAGACGAGGGTGAGCGCGAGTCCCGTCGCGACGAAGTTGAGCATGATGGTGGTGATGACCTCGTTGGCGTCGGCGTACGCCTTCAGCGCGCCCGGAATCGCGCCCCAGACGCCGCCGACCAGCGCGCCAGCGAGGAGGCCGAACGCGGCGAGGACGACGCCGCCGACGAGTCCGGCGGGCACGAACGGCGCGGCCCACACGACTCCGAGACCGGTCCCGAGCGCGCCGAGGACGAGCTGGCCCTGCGTCCCGATGTTGAACAGGCCCGCCCGGAACGCGACCGCGACCGACAGCCCGGTGAACACGAGCAAGGTCGTCTCCTTCAGCGTGATTCCGAGGTTGTACGTCGAACCGAACGCGCCCACCACGAGGACCCGATACACCTCGATGGGGTCGTAGCAGAACGCGCCGACGCCCGGAATCGAGGCGAACGGGGTCGACGGACACGGCGACAGCACCAGCCCCGAGACGAGGATGACGAGCGTGCCGACCACGACCGACAGCACGAGCGCCGCGAGGCTGATGAGGATTCGCTCGACCGCCGAGGCGTCGACGAGTCGGCCGAGGGTTCGGCCGAACCGACCACCCGAGTCGCCTCCGCCGTCGACCGAGTCCTCGGCGTCGTCGCCGCTCATGCGTCGCCCCCGCTGGCGCTAGCGATGCTCGGGGCGTCCTCGGGCGTCTCGCCCGCCATCAGCAGGCCGAGTTGCTCTTCGGTCACGCGCTCGGGGTCCACGACGTCGACGAGTTCGCCCTCGTACATCACGCCGAGTCGGTCCGAGAGCTGTCGGACCTCGTCGAGTTTCGAGGAGACGAGCAGGATGGTCTTGCCCTCCCGCCGGAGGTCGAGCAGGCGGTCGTGGATGAACTCGATGGACCCCACGTCCACCCCGCGGGTCGGGTGGGAGGCGACCACCACGTCGGGGTCGCGAGCGAACTCCCGTCCCACGATGAACTTCTGCTGGTTGCCGCCCGACAGCGATTCGGCCTCGGCGTCGGGGTTCGGCGGGCGGACGTCGTACTCCTCGATGACCGCCTCGGCGTGGTCGCGGGTCCGCGACCAGTCGATGCGGCCGTTCTCGGCGTACGGGCGGGCGTGCTGACTTCCGAGCAGGCCGTTCTCCACGAGGTCGAATCCCATCACGAGCCCGCGCTCCTGTCGGTCCTCGGGGATGTAGGCCATCCCCTCGTCGATTCGCTCGCGCCGGGAGCGGTCGGTCACGTCCTCGCCGTGGAGCGAGACCCGTCCCGAATCGGGCGTCCGAAGCCCCGTGATCGCCTCTACGAGTTCGGACTGACCGTTGCCGTCCACCCCCGCGATGCCGAACACTTCGCCCTCGCGCGCCTCGATGTCCACGTCG from Halorussus salilacus carries:
- the purE gene encoding 5-(carboxyamino)imidazole ribonucleotide mutase encodes the protein MTELQRLIDDLRAEAERDRDPEDTPEIGIVMGSDSDLDVMAGSEDGRPGAYDALTELGFEEVTDYDDPPEARFTFETYVVSAHRTPELMYAYAETAEERGLDVIIAGAGGKSADLPNMTASLAYPLPVVGVPVQEKSLPSVVGMPTGAPIVAVDAGKSFNAALSAVQMLARQHDDLRERLVEYHDDLQEGVAEVSRDLHEKGTPGFREE
- a CDS encoding 5-(carboxyamino)imidazole ribonucleotide synthase gives rise to the protein MSDAETLGVVGGGQLGRMLAEAAAPLGIEVVVLDPTPECPASTVARDQIVGDFGDEDGVRELASRANYLTYEIELADPDTLERVGEEYDVPVHPDPETLRTIQDKLVQKEALGEAGIPVPEFRRVDDRSDLEAALDEFGDVMLKAREGGYDGRGNVPVRGAEDLDALDELDGPAMAERFVDFEREVSIIGVKGDEETRTFPLGENVHREEILRETVVPARTDEDVAERAREVAEDVLDLLSGRGVYGIELFETAGGEILVNEIAPRPHNSGHYTIEGALTSQFEQHARAVTGRPLGATDLRSPVVMANVLGDVAEPRPANPAGVESVLAHPGASYHWYGKREVRPLRKMGHMTLVGRNDESTDELLATARRLREEVTFE
- a CDS encoding flippase activity-associated protein Agl23 is translated as MSADETPASVRERLASSETAFGVRTRTAVALVGVTALALSVRLFGLGSRVFHWDEGRVGYWILRYAETGVWEYHAIIHGPFLYHVDKFLFGLVGPSDFVARLPVAVVTGLLPLSAWLFRERLDRTEMVALALFFAFNPVLLYYSRFMRNDALLAALMIFALGFYVRLFDTGRARHLYAGTFALALAFTTKENVLIYVLTWVGAAVLLLDHRFTLRADAGERLALARGYVRSGWTAFRHWSPHLLAALFVFLAVVVFFYAPRARGVSGPGLWKAFSNPAMFPAVLEAGTVGAWEEFASTWAGSHQDHAYIPFLVHYVETLWQGAAPLTLLAGVGFVADRYRGDRPRDLVSFAFYGGFVSIFGYPIATDIQAPWATVHAVVPLAIPAAVGLAIFVRWGLDAIDDEDGVSAVLAAMVVLLVAGQVAVTAADTSFAHPQDQYLDEAGTEENMLVQFGQPADGLRPTLETVEYAIDRNDGTDVLWYGSDFYVADETENDDWAAEGNWYDRLPVPWYTELYGAEVDSTNDLADVESTAAPVVVARADDRAGVESRLDGYRAFEHELTVHGSETVFFVDEEYVERADGADPDGDDE
- the ribH gene encoding 6,7-dimethyl-8-ribityllumazine synthase: MTALGLVVSRFNREVTEQMEEHAHEAAADRGAEVVETLHVPGAYDAPLAADRLARREEIDAVAVVGTVVTGDTDHDRVIADAAARGLTDVSLDRDTPVTFGVSGPGMSGAEARERVGKGAEAVNAAIELAEEL
- a CDS encoding pyridoxal phosphate-dependent aminotransferase, yielding MKFSDRIRRVEPSATLAISNLASELEAEGADVVDLSVGEPDFPTPENVVEAGKAAMDAGHTGYTSSNGIPALREAIAAKLRDDGLDHEAGNVVVTPGAKQALYEAVQTLVGDGDEVVLLDPAWVSYEAMAKLAGGDLNRVDLAPYDFQLEPALSDLADAMSDETELLIVNSPNNPTGAVYSDAALEGVADLAVENDVTVISDEIYAEITYGAEPTSLGTFDGMADRTVTVNGFSKAYSMTGWRLGYYAGPEELVSQAGKLHSHSVSCATNFVQHAGVEALEHTDDAVEEMVDAFAERREFLLDRLGEEGVDAPEPDGAFYLMIPVDDDDQTWCEAALEDAHVATVPGSAFGAPGYARISYANSKERIGEAVDRLVDADLL
- a CDS encoding class I SAM-dependent methyltransferase — translated: MTDPETVATYQSVADEYRERHADRSGVAELVEEFLTAVEDATGGAPGRVADVGCGPGWESATFADRGHEVVAADLTPAFLRVAREEAPDAAFARMDMRSLGFAADAFDGLWACASFLHVPREDAPATLREFRRTVRPDGVAYLSVKRGDGEKEGDGYEGDSRRFTLYRAGELRSLVSDAGFEVESLSDGEWITLLARA
- a CDS encoding nucleoside phosphorylase, which produces MPGDSEDPNDEVQYHVEVGEGDVADAVLLPGNPERIEKITRFWDSAEEMAHHREYRTVTGDYEGTPISVTSTGIGSPSAAIAVEELARVGADTFIRVGSCGAIQPDMAVGDLVISTGGVRQEGTSDEYVREDYPAVADYEVVSALVAAAERLGYDYHTGITMSADSFYAGQGRPGFEGFEAAGSDELVEGLKAANVKNIEMEASAIMTLANIYGLRAGAVCSVFANRETGEFLTEGENHAAETASLAVKLLAKMDEVKAEAGVDRWHPGLSLDQ
- the cdd gene encoding cytidine deaminase: MDELIESAREVQERAHVPYSDYPVGAALRTADGTVYVGCNIENANYSNSLHAEEVAIAEAVKEGHREFDALAVSSARRDGVTPCGMCRQTLAEFCDDDLPVVCDEGDEVAEYSLGELLPNTITEEMLE
- a CDS encoding ABC transporter permease, whose amino-acid sequence is MSVGRLPTGRRLLVALGGLAVAALLAVELLFPANPITDIAVVLATIVVDANYVSSVLRLTVPIAFAALGGIFAEKSGVINIGLEGLLIISAFTSLAAAAALGGGDPNQTQLWLGFGIAVLVSTLFALLFAIVCIEFKADQIIAGLAVWLIALGLAPFASKVIWGQVNSPTIGTFDDWTVPLLAEIPFVGPVLFDASPMVYLLLVAVAASWYVLNRTAFGRWIEASGENPKALDTVGVDVRKVRYAGVLLSGFLSGIGGAGLAIGRVGQFIGGGTTMINGRGWIGITAYLFGNYNPVGAFGGSFLFASLDALQFRLQQVGYNVPSDLIGIIPYVTVVVVLAFVGRTRIPSAAGEHYESGEE
- a CDS encoding ABC transporter permease yields the protein MSGDDAEDSVDGGGDSGGRFGRTLGRLVDASAVERILISLAALVLSVVVGTLVILVSGLVLSPCPSTPFASIPGVGAFCYDPIEVYRVLVVGAFGSTYNLGITLKETTLLVFTGLSVAVAFRAGLFNIGTQGQLVLGALGTGLGVVWAAPFVPAGLVGGVVLAAFGLLAGALVGGVWGAIPGALKAYADANEVITTIMLNFVATGLALTLVSEVFKDPETQNIQTRAVPEHAEFPPSLLGVQDFSIFVLIGGIALAVGVYWMLRGTTFGYDLRTSGEQPDAAEYGGVDAKRMTVTSMALSGAIAGIGGAVYVLMVAGYWQEGIPSLGFDGITVSILAGNNPIGVLPASLLFGALKGGSLAIEFELAVPQELVGILRGLVILFVAMPEFFRMIGIRYDYGDDATVAADGAGPEDPGTDRDSGPTDASDDDEGGEDR